Part of the Salmo trutta chromosome 5, fSalTru1.1, whole genome shotgun sequence genome is shown below.
ATCCTAAACATAATAAGACGTTTTCCATGAAATGAGAGAAGATGAGTCTCACCTTTGCTGTTTTGATATCTCCACAGCAGGACCAGGAGAATGACCAGTAGAACACCAGCAACAACCAGACCCACAACCACTCCTACTAGGACTGATGTAGAGGATCCAGGAGATACgactggagagactggagagagaacagCACAACACCATCAGACTCTGaggtgaaaaataaataaagtagttcAATTCCTGTATGTATCTgagactggagagagaacagCACAGACAGAGAGGTTATATAGGTTTAGAGTATAGAGCATGAACAGAAAGTGGGCTGACCAGTCTTTTGACAATTTAGTTAAGAGATATTTTCTAGGGGAGTGCAAATATTAACATCAACACTTAAATCACATGTTTTTCACGCAGATAATAAAAAGGTAACTAACTTGTGATGATAAAtgggcagagagatggagacaacgGAACTTGGAGGGACTAGCAAAACACATGTTTAACCATCAAGACACTTGAACACACACAATGCTCTTCTCACATGAACACACACTGCTCTTCTGACCCTCACTGTCACCCAGCTCTCTGGTGATTCTCCTTCATCGGATTTACACTTATAGAATCCTTCATCTGACTTGGATACTGTAGTAATGGTCATCTCTCCTGTGGTCTCATTATTGATGAGTACTCCATCTTTGTAGAAATCAGTCTTGAGTTTAGGATTTGTTTCCTGATATCTAAATGTACAGGTCAGAGTCACAGAGTCTCCTTCAGTCACAGGATGGACAGGGCTCTCCAGGATCACATCACCATCTGTGTAACATaatgtagtaacttgacaaggaatgcccacacgcatttcgatattactttcctttactttcaacccaaacctaaaggtgtattgccaggtacaaacggtacaaatataacagaactatatagcccactcagccggtggtagaatcacattgcacagaactcactcttggtgatgacatcatcaaaggggaaaggtcaaggttaatgccaataataaccatgtaattatttatatagtgtccacactataacacttctcccccctcaatttaaatccccccttgtaaggaaaacataaggttaacaagtaaaccacattagtgttttcttctctttactacaccaccctgtagaacttctgctggtgttacggtaaatgtaaccaaaacaacaacaataaaatgacagtccttatttcttttcaactaggtctgctgctccaaacaaacactaacaccacgagtctctcagtctcaactacagagttagtctttcaggaggcttgtgactacgctgtgatctgcgcagtactcctggtgtgctacgagacacaggtaaggcatgtcccagtggagctgggtctgagggcacaggagcgggttgggtgtttgtgagagaatgtccatcaccctctgctggaaccactgaatgcccctgttcctcagatgctgtttcctgtgggatttcaacttgtatactaccacccacagctgttccgtctgaaaacatggtcttgtctttgtcatagcgcaggcggagatggtcctggtgtctgcgcatgactcgaccatcagtcactttgaccacaaaggagacgggaccactctgactcagaatgatacctggcaaccagcgttggctgcttgtgaagttgcggatgtagacagtgtcattgggttttaactgtctctcccttgcgtggtggtcatgtctctctttttgtttctcctgcttccgttccactcgtgctctgatgttcggacgcagtagatccaggtgagcttttggccttctgcccattaacatcaccgctggagcctgtcctgttgttgtttgtggcgtGATGCGGTACTGGAACAAGAACCGAGAGAGCTTAGTAGTGATGGTTCCCCCAGTCATCCTTTTGAGCCCCTCTTTCAGTGTCTGCACAGCCCGCTCCGCTAAGCCGTTTGAGGCCGGGTGAAACGGGGCGCTGCGGACATGGCGGATCCCGTTTCTCCGCATGAATTCTTGGAACAAATCACAGGTAAACGTTGTTGCGTTGTCGGACACCAGAGAGTCCGGCAGACCATGGGTTGAAAACACCTGCCGAAGCTTTTCGATGGTTGTGGTCGCTGTGATGTTGCTCATGATGTGCGCCTCCAGCCACTTGGAGTGTGCGTCCACCATGACAAGGAACATGTGACCCATGAAAGGGCCTGCAAAATCTATATACAGCCTAGACCATGGGTGGTCAGGCCACTCCCACAGATGTAGTGGCGCGGGCGGCGCCATCTTCTGGTTGATCTGGCACTCAGAACATGATTTAACTTTGTCTTCTACCTCCTGATCCATGTTAGGCCACCAGATGTAAGATCTGGCTAAACTTTTCATCCGGGAGGCACCCGGGTGAGCCTCATGGACCTCATCCATGACTTGTGCACGGCCAGGGGGTGGAACAACCACTCTGGACCCCCAGAGTATGCAGCCATCCTGCACACTCAGCTCAGTTTTGCGCTTTGCGTAAGGTCCTagtccatcatcctctatgacaggAGGCCAACCCTGCATCAGGAATCTTTTCACTTGGGACAGGATAGGATCCCGGTCTGTCCACTGTTTGATCTGATTGGCATTCACAGGTGAGTTTGACAATCTCTCCATTAGGAAAATTGTCTCGGGAGGCACCACAGTTGTGGCAGGCATCTCTGGTAGCGGGAGACGGCTGAGCGCGTCTGCATTTGCATTGTCCTTCCCCGCTCTATACACTATCGTATACTGGTAAGCCGACAGTGTCAGGGCCCAACGCTGTAACCTTGCTGAAGCCATGGGCGGAATGCATCTTGATTCACTAAAAAGGCTcatcagtggtttgtggtcagtgcatatggtgaaatgacgaccgtagaggtactgatggaagcgtttcacagcaaagactatggccagaccttccttgtctaactgtgaataacccttctcagcactcgtcagcgtacgtgatgcaaatccaatgggtctctctgacccgtccTCCATCTGATGAGAGAGTACTGCCCCGACGCCATAGGGTGAGGCGTCACCTGACAGGATGATCTCTTTGTCTTggtcaaaatgaaccagaagttgtgctgattgtagtagtgctttcacttccttgaaagctttctcttgtgctggcccccacttccatttacagtctttgtggagcaactgataaagtggagccaacactgttgacagctcagggaggaacttcccatagtagttcaccatgcccaggaacgacctgagctctgacccattcttggggtttggagcatccttgattgccctgactttgtcctccacaggacacagaccctgcgctgtgatcttgtgacctaggtatgtcacactctgtgcttggaatgtgcacttgctacgcttcaggcgcagccctgcctcagagaatctctttaacacctggtccagaaggtggaggtgctcctcctccgtctcccctgtaaccaggatgtcatccaggtacactGCTACATGAGGGATCCCCTGCAGCAGATTGTCCATTGTCCTCTGGAAAATGGCTGGGCTGGACGCCACTCCGAAAACCAAGCGGTTGTACCTGAACAAGCCTTTGTGCGTGTTGACTGTGACATACTCTTTTGAGTCCTCGTCCAGGAGGAGCTGTTGGTAGGCGTGACTCATGTCAAGCTTTGAGAACGTCTTGCCTCCTGCCAGTGTCGCGAACAAGTCCTCCACCCGTGGCAGCGGGTAAGCGTCTAGCTTAGAGGCCCTGTTGATGGTGAGTTTGTAGTCCCCACATATACGCACCGTGCCGTCACTTTTCAGAACGGGAACGATAGGAGCTGCCCAGCGGGAGAACTGAACGGGAGTAATGACGTTTGCTTCCTGCAGCCGCTCCAACTCATCTTCCACTTTCTTTTTCATGGCGTAAGGCACTGTCCTGGGCTTGAAAAAGCGAGGCTCGGCCTGAGGATCCACGAACAGCTTAACTGCAGTGCCCTGCAGTGTGCCCAGTTCATCTTTGAAAATCTCTGGgtatttttgaatgacatcctcagTCACTCGGGTGTGTTTTATCTCACCCCAGCTCAGTTGTATTTTGTTTAGCCAGTCACGCCCTAGTAAACTAGGCCCATTCCCTTTCACCACCAGGAGCCGTGCTCTCGCTTCCTGGCTGTTGTATGCAATGTTCACTTCTAGAGCCCCAAGCAATGGTATGGTCTCCCCGGTGTACGTACGCAGTCTGATCCCTGCCGGTGTGAGGGCAGAAACCTGTCTTGAGCCCCATTtttgtttgtaggtctcctcaCTTATGACAGAGGCAGAGGCCCCCGTGTCAACCTCCATCCTCATCTGCTTTCCATCTACCTCCACTGTAGCATAAATAGGCTCTGCGCGCGGCTCCCTCACATTAAAcatgttgtaggaacaatgctcgtcctcctcctctgtgctctctaggtggtgcgctgctgactgaggctttggtgctgtgaacttgcccagcccagtccgcccaccctctggcttgctcctaggacccctgcatttttttgctaaatgtccctttttgttgcaattgtgacagacagtctccatgaacttacagttgttaccataatgtgtccctccacatctgaaacattccactgcttttcccctttttcctgccacctcttttgtcacctgatgcactgcacaactttcactgttggccttttgaatatttttcacattactagcggccatctccatcccttgagatagttccaatgccctcttgaaagtcagtgtggcttccccaagcaaccggcgctgtatgctgtcctcattaatgccacagactaatctgtcacggagcatgtcctctaacatagccccaaactcacaatgttcagagagttcacgtaattcagcaacaaagttagcaacagactgacctgttttccgaaaatggcagttaaacttgaacctctggacaatcactgaaggctttggattgtggtgagtctgcacgagagcaactagatccccaaaaggaatttctcccggtctccgtggtgtagccaaattcctcattagcttgtaggttttagccccacacacactcaagagaaTAGAGCGCTGTTTAGCCTCATCTATGATTCCATTTGCCAAGAAAAAGTGTCCCAACCTTTCCACATATTCCGTCCAGTCTTCGTTCTCTTCCACAAACTCAGTGATAGTCCCAAACATTGCCATTATAACGCCAACCTGTCCTTGATCCTCGTTAGCGATTTGCACTTGCTGCTGATTGTCCCCGTCGGCGTTTCCGTCCAGTGGCACCTGCTCTCCGTCGctcattaagctagctagctaactcgccctgtacaagttgataaagttttatcctcgtcgccaaaaaggtgtagtaacttgacaaggaatgcccacacgcatttcgatattactttcctttactttcaacccaaacctaaaggtgtattgccaggtacaaacggtacaaatataacagaactatatagcccactcagccggtggtagaatcacattgcacagaactcactcttggtgatgacatcatcaaaggggaaaggtcaaggttaatgccaataataaccatgtaattatttatatagtgtccacactataacacataatatataaataattcTGTAAATCTGGAATCATCACTCACAATATATCAACATCTTATGAGCTTGTATTTAATTTTATGAGACGCAATCATTCAGTTACAGAATGTAACATAACGTCATGCATTGATTTACTGTAAGAGACACTGAAGGCTGCAGATATGAAACAAGAAGAGACAGAGTCAATCCTATagttttatatatatactgctcaaaaaaataaagggaacacttaaacaacacgatgtaactccaagtcaatcacacttctgtgaaatcaaactgtccacttaggaagcaacactgattgacaatacatttcacatgctgttgtgcaaatggaatagacaacaggtggaaattataggcaataagcaagacacccccaataaaggagtggttctgcaggtggagaccacagaccacttctcagttcctatgcttcctggctgatgttttggtcacttttgaatgctggcggtgctttcactctagtggtagcatgagacggagtctacaacccacacaagtggctcaggtagtgcagctcatccaggatggcacatcaatgtgagctgtggcaagaaggtttgctgtgtctgtcagcgtagtgtccagagcatggaggcgctaccaggagacaggccagtacatcaggagacgtggaggaggccgtaggagggcaacaacccagcagcaggaccgctacctccgcctttgtgcaaggaggagcaggaggagcactgccagagccctgcaaaatgacctccagcaggccacaaatgagcatgtgtctgctcaaacggtcagaaacagactccatgagggtggtatgagggcccgacgtccacatgtgggggttgtgcttacagcccaacaccgtgcaggacgtttggcatttgccagagaacaccaagattggcaaattcgccactggcgccctgtgctcttcacagatgaaagcaggttcacactgaacacgcgacagacgtgacagagtctggagacgccgtggagaacgttctgctgcctgcaacatcctccagcatgaccggtttggcggtgggtcagtcatggtgtggggtggcatttctttggtgggCCGCAcagcctccatgtgctcgccagaggtagcctgactgccattaggtaccgaggtgaggtcctcagaccccttgtgagaccatatgctggtgcggttggccctgggttcctcctaatgcaagacaatgctagacctcatgtggctggagtgtgtcagcagttcctgcaagaggaaggcattgatgctatggactggctcgcCCATTcctcagacctgaatccaattgagcacatctgggacatcatgtctcgctccatccaccaacgccacgttgcaccacagactgtccaggagttggcggatgctttagtccaggtctgggaggagatccctcaggagaccatccgccacctcatcaggagcatgcccaggcgttgtagggaggtcatacaggcacgtggaggccacacacactactgagcctcattttgacttgttttaaggacattacatcaaagttggatcagactgtagtgtggttttccactttaattatgAGTGTGagtccaaatccagacctccatgggttgataaattggatttccattgattatttttgtgtgattttgttgtcagcacattcaactatgtaaagaaaaaagtatttaataagattatttcattcattcagatctaggatgtgttattttagtgttccctttatttttttaagcagtgtatgtgtgtatatatatatatatatatatatatatatatatatatatatatatatatatatatatacacacacacacacatgagatTAACTTAAATATTATTCAATACAGGTTCATTGAGGTTGGTTACCTTCTCCCCAGAGAAACCACGGTTCACTGTAAAGTGTGTCatagactgggtctcctctcccagctctacACACATATCCTCCTGTGGGAGTAGGACCAGCAGGGATCAGAGTGTAGGAGTCTTCACTAGTCACATTGTCAGATAGGGGCTGTAGAGAGTAAGACTTGTCTGATAGGGAGGGTAACCCAGCTCTGTAGGGAACAGTCCTGTACCAGGAGAACCTCCAGTCTGGAGACAACTTTTTAACCCCACAGCTCAGCATCACCGAGGCCCCAGGGTTCAGCCACTGAGGAGAGATACTCAGGACAGGTTGGGGTTGatctgtgatcagacagaggacATGTTTCAGTTTTCTAACTTTCTGTCTTTGCATTGATTATTGTTACCCATGGAAATGTTTACATGATTAGATAGACTTACCAGACACAGTCAGTTGCACAGCATCATTGATATTGGAGAGCTTGTTTCCCTTTACACCCTCACAGGTATCTGAACCACTGTTAGACCTGTAGACAGGACTGATTCTATGGTCAGGCTTTGTGTGAAATGGTCGGAATGACTGACTATTCTTAATCCACCTGTAGTCCCAGtcagtgtctcctcctccctgtatgtCACATCTCATAGTAACAGTCTCTCCTCTGAATATCTTGGTCCAGTTGGGTTGGAGGATCAGAACAGCAACAGGTCTCTCTGCACAGACACAACTAACTGAATAAACAGTTGCACTATAGCTTCAAGTTAGCTATCATTTATGTGATACAATGAGCAGACAAAATATTATACCCTAGATGactttctatccatataaaataacaaCCATTTATCATAAAACTGTTTTAGACTCACCAGTAATGTTTATCTGGACTGGGTCACTATACAGGGTGTAgtagactgggtctcctctcccagctctgcACCAGTACTGTCCTCCATCAGAGACACTGACCCAGCTGAGTGTGTAGGAGTATCCAGAGGTTGTGGTTACTGGTGTAGAGTCTGGTCTGTGTCTGTAGCAGTAAAACTTCCATTCAGAAGACTCTGTAGTTGAAGTTAAACAGTGAGCTCACCAGTGATGATGATGGGGAGAGCTGAGCTGAGATATGACTTCTGGGGTCGACCTCTCCTCGTCCCAACACACTGGTACTGACCAGCCTGGTCAGGGAGAGAGATGATGATGGTTTTCTGGTCTAACTGGGAAGCTCTTCACTGTATCTAAACCAGCCGTACGTCCAGTCTGTGTAGTCTGATATGTCACACTGCAGAGTGACTGTCTCTCCAGGGTAGAGGAGACCCTGTGGAGTGACTATCTTCACTGAGGCCGTGGGCAAAGCTGTGGAAACAGTTATATGAAAACAATTACAGTCACAGCACCAATCTTTCCAAAGCATGATCTGACTTCAGTAGGTAATATGGTCACTTTTATTTT
Proteins encoded:
- the LOC115194971 gene encoding uncharacterized protein K02A2.6-like, with product MSDGEQVPLDGNADGDNQQQVQIANEDQGQVGVIMAMFGTITEFVEENEDWTEYVERLGHFFLANGIIDEAKQRSILLSVCGAKTYKLMRNLATPRRPGEIPFGDLVALVQTHHNPKPSVIVQRFKFNCHFRKTGQSVANFVAELRELSEHCEFGAMLEDMLRDRLVCGINEDSIQRRLLGEATLTFKRALELSQGMEMAASNVKNIQKANSESCAVHQGTHYGNNCKFMETVCHNCNKKGHLAKKCRGPRSKPEGGRTGLGKFTAPKPQSAAHHLESTEEEDEHCSYNMFNVREPRAEPIYATVEVDGKQMRMEVDTGASASVISEETYKQKWGSRQVSALTPAGIRLRTYTGETIPLLGALEVNIAYNSQEARARLLVVKGNGPSLLGRDWLNKIQLSWGEIKHTRVTEDVIQKYPEIFKDELGTLQGTAVKLFVDPQAEPRFFKPRTVPYAMKKKVEDELERLQEANVITPVQFSRWAAPIVPVLKSDGTVRICGDYKLTINRASKLDAYPLPRVEDLFATLAGGKTFSKLDMSHAYQQLLLDEDSKEYVTVNTHKGLFRYNRLVFGVASSPAIFQRTMDNLLQGIPHVAVYLDDILVTGETEEEHLHLLDQVLKRFSEAGLRLKRSKCTFQAQSVTYLGHKITAQGLCPVEDKVRAIKDAPNPKNGSELRSFLGMVNYYGKFLPELSTVLAPLYQLLHKDCKWKWGPAQEKAFKEVKALLQSAQLLVHFDQDKEIILSGDASPYGVGAVLSHQMEDGSERPIGFASRTLTSAEKGYSQLDKEGLAIVFAVKRFHQYLYGRHFTICTDHKPLMSLFSESRCIPPMASARLQRWALTLSAYQYTIVYRAGKDNANADALSRLPLPEMPATTVVPPETIFLMERLSNSPVNANQIKQWTDRDPILSQVKRFLMQGWPPVIEDDGLGPYAKRKTELSVQDGCILWGSRVVVPPPGRAQVMDEVHEAHPGASRMKSLARSYIWWPNMDQEVEDKVKSCSECQINQKMAPPAPLHLWEWPDHPWSRLYIDFAGPFMGHMFLVMVDAHSKWLEAHIMSNITATTTIEKLRQVFSTHGLPDSLVSDNATTFTCDLFQEFMRRNGIRHVRSAPFHPASNGLAERAVQTLKEGLKRMTGGTITTKLSRFLFQYRITPQTTTGQAPAVMLMGRRPKAHLDLLRPNIRARVERKQEKQKERHDHHARERQLKPNDTVYIRNFTSSQRWLPGIILSQSGPVSFVVKVTDGRVMRRHQDHLRLAPSAPEHKPGPPTGPRIYPRPDS